From Streptomyces sp. NBC_01754, a single genomic window includes:
- a CDS encoding class I SAM-dependent methyltransferase, protein MTATATTDWQRWQTSWDRQQEWYMPDREERFRVMLDTVEAVAGPTPRVLDLACGTGSISDRLLRRLPGADSTCVDIDPALVTIARGHFADDDRVTFVEADVTDPAWTERLPHASYDAVVTATALHWLDTEPLRSLYGGLAGLLREGGVFLNADHMHDGSAPRINAALQALLTRRKEEQRQRGALDWADWWHAVARDPSLADAAARRFALLGDPRQPPAPDAARRDRPVLTRWHIETLLEQGFTEARQVWCSASDALVAALR, encoded by the coding sequence ATGACAGCAACGGCCACCACCGACTGGCAGCGTTGGCAGACCAGTTGGGACCGCCAGCAGGAGTGGTACATGCCGGACCGGGAGGAACGCTTCCGGGTCATGCTCGACACCGTGGAGGCCGTGGCGGGCCCCACCCCACGCGTCCTCGACCTGGCGTGCGGCACGGGCAGCATCTCCGACCGGCTGCTGCGGCGGCTGCCCGGGGCGGACAGCACCTGCGTGGACATCGACCCGGCGCTGGTGACCATCGCGCGCGGGCACTTCGCCGACGACGACCGCGTCACCTTCGTCGAGGCAGACGTCACCGACCCCGCGTGGACCGAGCGCCTCCCGCACGCCTCCTACGACGCCGTGGTGACCGCTACCGCCCTGCACTGGCTGGACACCGAACCGCTGCGCAGCCTCTACGGGGGCCTGGCGGGCCTGCTGCGTGAGGGCGGCGTCTTCCTCAACGCCGACCACATGCACGACGGGTCCGCACCGCGCATCAACGCGGCGCTCCAGGCCCTGCTCACACGGCGCAAGGAGGAGCAGCGGCAGCGGGGAGCACTGGACTGGGCGGACTGGTGGCACGCGGTGGCCCGCGATCCCTCCCTCGCCGACGCCGCCGCCAGGCGCTTCGCCCTGCTGGGCGACCCTCGGCAGCCGCCGGCGCCCGACGCGGCACGGCGCGACCGCCCCGTCCTCACCCGCTGGCACATCGAGACGCTGCTGGAGCAGGGGTTCACCGAGGCCCGGCAGGTGTGGTGCTCCGCGAGCGACGCGCTGGTGGCCGCTCTGCGCTGA
- a CDS encoding ABC transporter permease subunit: MSGRPSGRPRRAAAGALLLVPPGAAALIGPFVTDAEIPSDGMPYALGDGHPLGTDALGRDVVALLLRGGASALGVACAAVALAVAVGALLGLTAAASRSRWLDDLLMRPVELLLPLPSLLVISVIGIGWRGHPVAVALAIAALNVPAVARLLRAAAMDAAGGPVAEAMRLQGESSARILFGHVGRAVLPVAAADAGTRVGTAVFTVAAANFLGLGLDPTSPDWGVVIAASRDALFVQPWAVCAPALMLVMFTVGVNLLADGLLPRGDGRGESTRGKVTAWNR, from the coding sequence ATGAGCGGCCGGCCATCCGGACGTCCCCGGCGGGCGGCGGCCGGCGCACTGCTCCTGGTCCCGCCCGGTGCGGCGGCCCTGATCGGCCCGTTCGTCACGGACGCCGAGATCCCGTCGGACGGCATGCCCTACGCCCTGGGCGACGGGCACCCGCTGGGCACGGACGCTCTGGGACGCGACGTCGTGGCGCTGCTTCTGCGGGGCGGTGCCAGCGCGCTGGGCGTGGCGTGCGCCGCCGTGGCCCTGGCCGTCGCCGTCGGCGCCCTGCTCGGACTGACGGCCGCGGCTTCCCGCAGCAGGTGGCTCGACGATCTGCTCATGCGGCCCGTCGAACTGCTGCTCCCACTCCCGTCGTTGCTGGTGATCAGCGTCATCGGGATCGGCTGGCGCGGGCATCCGGTCGCCGTGGCCCTCGCGATCGCGGCGCTCAACGTACCGGCTGTGGCACGCCTGTTGCGGGCGGCGGCGATGGACGCGGCCGGCGGCCCCGTCGCGGAGGCGATGCGGCTGCAAGGCGAGTCATCCGCGCGGATCCTGTTCGGGCACGTGGGACGCGCGGTCCTCCCGGTGGCCGCCGCCGACGCCGGTACGCGGGTGGGCACCGCGGTCTTCACGGTGGCCGCGGCCAACTTCCTCGGACTCGGACTGGATCCGACCTCCCCGGACTGGGGCGTGGTCATCGCCGCGAGCAGGGACGCGCTGTTCGTGCAGCCGTGGGCCGTCTGCGCGCCGGCACTGATGCTGGTGATGTTCACCGTCGGCGTCAACCTGCTGGCCGACGGGTTGCTGCCGCGCGGCGACGGACGCGGCGAGAGCACCCGGGGGAAGGTGACTGCGTGGAACCGGTGA
- a CDS encoding ABC transporter ATP-binding protein encodes MEPVIRVRGLTARVETATLLEGVDLAVAPGEVTALVGPSGSGKTTAALALLGESAPGVRLTGTVEVAGTAVVAAEGPTPLAPTVRGRLIAYMPQHPAHALNPARRIGSVLTELARLHRPEAGRRPVAAGYAAGALRTAGLPGDNAILRRFPHQFSGGQRQRVALAQVLVCGPRAVVLDEPSTGLDTVARLRLAGELTRLAADGIAVLLLSHDHDLVRAVATRTVLLDRGRVTATGGTADLLPVRPPVALPAPAAGPAASLGGGTALEARGLSAWLRPGRRDQVLHDVAVRLPEAGCTAVVGPSGSGKTVLARCLAGLHERHVGQLSLFGEPLPVLRHRSPRQIRAVQYVWQEVRNSFDERRTVLDQVARTAVRLRGLSAREAERRAMSVWERLGLTSEHAGRHAGSLSGGELQRAALARALLAEPDVLICDEITTALDAVSIRWVTAEITRLRRESRTAVLWISHDLRLVERLADDLVVLDAGTVVERGDRRAVLASPRSRTTRLLLRSQDLGTAVPTDTSTPHGVRGKEQPHP; translated from the coding sequence GTGGAACCGGTGATCAGGGTCCGCGGACTGACGGCGCGGGTGGAAACGGCCACTCTGCTGGAGGGTGTCGACCTGGCCGTCGCTCCCGGCGAGGTGACCGCACTCGTGGGGCCCTCCGGCAGCGGCAAGACCACCGCGGCCCTCGCTCTGCTGGGCGAGTCGGCCCCCGGGGTTCGGCTCACCGGCACGGTGGAGGTCGCGGGCACCGCGGTGGTCGCGGCCGAGGGGCCGACCCCCCTCGCTCCGACCGTGCGCGGCCGGCTGATCGCCTACATGCCGCAGCACCCGGCCCACGCCCTCAATCCGGCCCGGCGGATCGGGTCGGTGCTGACCGAACTCGCCCGGCTGCACCGGCCCGAGGCCGGCCGCCGGCCGGTCGCGGCGGGGTACGCGGCCGGGGCCCTGCGCACCGCCGGGCTGCCCGGCGACAACGCGATCCTTCGCCGCTTCCCGCACCAGTTCTCCGGCGGGCAGCGGCAACGGGTCGCTCTGGCCCAGGTACTGGTCTGCGGTCCGCGTGCCGTGGTCCTCGACGAGCCCAGTACGGGGCTGGACACGGTGGCACGCCTGCGGCTGGCGGGCGAGCTGACCCGGCTGGCCGCGGACGGGATCGCGGTCCTGCTGCTGAGCCACGACCACGATCTCGTACGGGCCGTCGCCACCCGCACGGTGCTGCTGGACAGGGGCCGGGTCACGGCCACGGGCGGCACGGCGGACCTCCTGCCGGTACGGCCCCCCGTGGCTCTCCCCGCCCCCGCGGCCGGGCCGGCCGCCTCCCTCGGCGGCGGCACCGCCCTGGAGGCACGCGGCCTGTCGGCGTGGCTGCGGCCCGGGCGACGGGACCAGGTCCTCCACGACGTGGCGGTGCGGCTGCCGGAAGCCGGTTGCACGGCGGTCGTGGGTCCGTCGGGCAGTGGCAAGACGGTGCTCGCACGGTGCCTCGCCGGGCTCCACGAACGCCACGTCGGACAACTGTCGCTGTTCGGCGAACCGTTGCCCGTACTCCGTCACCGGTCACCACGCCAGATCCGAGCCGTGCAGTACGTGTGGCAGGAGGTGCGGAACTCGTTCGACGAGCGGCGCACCGTACTGGACCAGGTGGCCCGCACCGCCGTACGGCTGCGCGGGCTGTCCGCGCGGGAGGCCGAACGGCGGGCCATGTCGGTGTGGGAGAGGCTCGGCCTCACCTCGGAGCATGCGGGGCGACACGCCGGATCGCTGTCCGGCGGGGAACTCCAGCGGGCCGCGCTGGCCCGGGCCCTGCTGGCCGAACCCGATGTGCTGATCTGCGACGAGATCACCACCGCGCTGGACGCCGTCAGTATCCGATGGGTGACGGCGGAGATCACCCGGCTACGCCGGGAGAGCCGTACGGCCGTGCTGTGGATCAGTCACGACCTGCGTCTCGTCGAGCGGCTGGCGGACGATCTGGTGGTCCTCGACGCGGGCACCGTCGTGGAGCGGGGCGACCGCCGCGCCGTCCTCGCCTCACCACGCTCCAGGACCACCCGCCTGCTCCTGCGCTCCCAGGACCTGGGGACCGCGGTCCCCACGGACACGTCCACGCCGCACGGCGTGCGAGGAAAGGAACAACCACACCCATGA
- a CDS encoding ABC transporter permease — protein MLRYALRRSGWTVVQLAVLSVVVFLLTDLLPGDAATVDFNEQAGLDQVAQLREQMGLDRPLTERFVDWAQGLLTGDLGTSLVGGGPVSEVLARSVAATATLAAVTLLLLVPLAVGIGLVTGLRAGSRTDRAVSAVTLTLTSVPDFVLALLLVALFSLRLGWLPSTWVGADDMWWRRPELFVLPVVVLLARTVCVLSRQIRAGTITSLDAGYTVQARRLGVPPVRLVLRHLLPNAAVPGVQELARTGDQLLGGVLVVEAVFAIPGTATALVDAVQNRDVPTVQALTLTLAAVACLLNLAADLAGRRLAPRTEVLR, from the coding sequence GTGCTGCGGTACGCCCTGCGCCGGAGCGGCTGGACCGTCGTCCAGCTCGCCGTCCTCAGCGTCGTGGTCTTCCTGCTGACCGACCTGCTGCCGGGTGACGCGGCCACCGTGGACTTCAACGAGCAGGCCGGGCTGGACCAGGTGGCCCAGTTGCGTGAACAGATGGGCCTCGACCGGCCGTTGACCGAGCGCTTCGTGGACTGGGCACAGGGTCTGCTCACCGGGGACCTCGGCACCTCACTGGTCGGCGGGGGGCCCGTGAGCGAGGTACTGGCGCGCTCCGTCGCCGCCACGGCCACGCTCGCCGCCGTCACGCTGCTGTTGCTGGTCCCGCTGGCCGTCGGCATCGGCCTGGTGACCGGCCTGCGGGCCGGCAGCCGCACCGACCGCGCGGTCTCCGCCGTGACGCTGACTCTGACCTCCGTGCCGGACTTCGTCCTGGCCCTGCTGCTGGTGGCGTTGTTCTCTCTTCGCCTGGGCTGGCTGCCCTCCACCTGGGTGGGGGCCGACGACATGTGGTGGCGGCGTCCTGAGCTGTTCGTGCTGCCGGTCGTGGTCCTGCTGGCCCGGACGGTGTGCGTGCTGTCCCGGCAGATCAGAGCCGGCACCATCACGTCGCTGGACGCGGGCTACACGGTGCAGGCCCGCCGTCTGGGTGTGCCGCCCGTCCGGCTGGTGCTGCGGCATCTGCTGCCCAACGCCGCGGTCCCGGGCGTGCAGGAACTGGCCCGCACCGGTGACCAGTTGCTGGGCGGGGTGCTCGTGGTCGAAGCCGTGTTCGCCATTCCCGGTACGGCGACGGCACTGGTCGACGCCGTACAGAACCGCGACGTACCCACCGTGCAGGCCCTCACCCTCACCCTGGCCGCCGTGGCCTGCCTGCTGAACCTCGCCGCCGACCTGGCCGGCCGGCGGTTGGCCCCCCGTACGGAGGTGCTGCGATGA